The Hordeum vulgare subsp. vulgare chromosome 7H, MorexV3_pseudomolecules_assembly, whole genome shotgun sequence DNA window TATATCTAGCTCTATCAGATCTCAGCGTTGCAAATAacggtgaagggattgacaacccctttttagcgttgggtgcaagtgtttgattgtttgtgtaggtgctaagattggggccttacttgttcctcctactggattgatatattAGTTCTCAaaatactgagggaaatacttatctactttgctgcatcaccctttcctcttcaagggaaaaccaacgaagctcaagaagtagcacacaacacgaagtaggaggctctcaagcgacacctaaccaatctagttggcatcaccctccaaaaggtaatagatgtggtagaacaatgaactccttgctcttgtgattctaaagataatctcctcaacactcaaccactctctcacagaataggcatgggtaggagagattgatttggtgcaaagcaacttggggaggctagagatcaggtttcaaatggatggattggaatatcttgatctcaacacatgagtaggtggctctctcttagaaaaatggttctggcaatgaagtgtgtgttctgagtgcttcctctacgaatgagaggttggtggaggggtatatataggctgcacccgaaatccaaccgttacacctaaagtgaccaactaggtgacaccgaagtcataaactcggtggtactaacttgcacaaaaggcagcaacttttgaatctcggtgagaccgatatacacaacttggcAGAACCAAAAAGGTGGCGAACGGTTAGATgacccaactcgatgacaccgatacccaaactcggaaattctgattttgtttaCCGAGGCACCAGAAGGTTGGTCAcctgaactcggtggcaccgatgcagaatcggttgtaccgaaatggtaggtttggctaTGGTTTTGTGTGagttgaaaatcggtagggccgaatttgaaaacttggtggcaccgattttggatatttggctttcgatagaagtgttatgtgggaaaatgaatgAGTACTTTTGTTGGCTATCTGTGAGCACTTGagtaaccagttcattttaatacctcacccccttttaatagtattggctttcatatggactcaaaagtgatttctcacaaatataaaatgaagagtcttcttgcttgaagcttgagccaatcttattcctttcttgcatcaaggggcatctccacataaacctttagccaatgctctttaTGGACTAAGCCTgacatatactaggtaaaagtgttagtccaagagacaatgtatgttgtcatgaattatcaaaaccaccaaggaagCATTTGTGCTTTCATGATTTTGTCAGTAGTTTTGGCAATTAGCTTGTGGACTATCCTCCCCACGACGAGACTAAATTAGCCAATGTGGTaaccccttggactataaaaggaggtccatggctacctttagaaaggTTGACTTTCTATTCATTTCACAAGCGTAGCTTCTACCCTCGAGCATCCTTGTCACGCGAGCGCGTCTGTATTGTGATCATCTGCATAATCCACCAAAAcacaggatgtagggttttacgctcctAAGCGGCCCGAACTTGTCTAAACCCATGTGCACGCACCAATCTGTGATGCTCTTTGTGCGCCCGTAATCCCCGTAGAATCGTAGCAAAGGGACCCTGCTGGTCCCATGGACCGTCGAATCACCCCGACAAAGAAGAGGAATAAGGAAGAAGATAAAACTAAAGGTAAAAGATGATAGATTGATTTGTCGATTGTGTTTTGTTCAATCGGTTGTCAACTCCAACATGTATAAGAGGATGCTAGATTTCCCGTACAAGTGAAGTATTCATCTAAGCTTTCCTTGCAAGAAAGTTACATCAATTCACGTCCTAGAGTCCTAATTCTAATCCAACTCGGATTGAGCGTGAATCTAACGCAAACTTCTGTCTGCTCATTGCACGGCCCATGGAATTTGTATACGACATTGGATTTAAATGATTTATATATCAAAATCAATCACCTAGACAAAACAAAGAAATTTGATGTTGAATGTTTATTTTATTCTAGCCCATCTTGAAGGCTCAATCCCTCGCGCGAGTCATCAGACATGACCCACACACGTGTCTGATGCCCCGTGCCATTTATTACTCATGATGGATCCACAATGTATCGGCTCTAATTTTTGCATACGAGCTTGGATTGAGACGGTTTGTATATCAAAATGGATCATTTCTACGAGGCAAAGACAATACATGTATAGCATTGTCTCATATGAGGCAGTCTTGGAGGCGTAATCGACGAACATTACTTTGCATGCAAAATCCTAGTACTTCGAGCACAACCTTGACCCTCGAGATGAGATCGGATGGCGATAACCCAAACTTCAAAGATGTTCATGTCGACCATACATAACTTTTTCATGCATAGCACTTCTTCATTTGAAACAATCTTAATTTGGTTTTTCACCATGTTAAAATCCGAAGTCAACAAATACAAACACAATGAGCACACATCTGATCACTGCATTATAGGATGTATACATCCAACACGAACACGGGCACACACACATAAATAAACACCCTGGCAAACAGCAAAGTTATACAAGAACAAAGTCATGTctaaatgaagaaaaagaaaagatcaaCAAAGTCCAACGACAACCATATTTTCAAAAAGTAACATAGCTATAGAGTAGATTATATAGACGCAGAGTAGATTATATGGATGTAGCGAGGAGATTGTATGCTGTGAATTTTGATTTTTGATTATACCCTGTCACCCGAAAAGTAACATAGTTGCACCAGTACTGTATGCTATAAAGTCAAACAGATGTCTCTCTATTCATTTATCTCTCTTTTCTCATCTTTCGTATCTCATAAACGTCCAGCATTTTTACTgtgaaaagaaaaagggaaaaaaaggaaTCATTTCTTGTGTTGGTGTCAGGCTGCTTGGTgcgtcgccgtcgtcttctttCTACCGAGCAGGAGAATGTGTAATGTCACCCAGCATCTTGAGTGCAGGGCAAGGGTTGTCGATCGGTATCTGTCACGGGAAAAAACAGAGCATTAGATTTTAGCCACCATGGACATCCAACAGGCAGCAGTACACCTGCCTTGACCtcctatctatctatcactatttcTGCCTGCTGTCTCGTCTCACAGACAATGCAAAATAGTCAGTTTTTTTATGAGTGAGAGCTGTGCCTGTGCATGTGATCCTTATCTCACCAaccactactccctccgttcctaaatataagtcttttaagccatttcattaagggactacatacaaaataaaatgagtgaatctacactttaaagtatgtctatatacatccgtatgtagttctctAGTGGAATttgtaaaaagacttatattatgaaacggagggagtagatgaatGCACACTCTTCTCCAGGTCAGTCAGAAACACAAGCCATGAATTATTGCATCAAGTTGCACATTCACATGCTCACCCAACAATAACAATATGGTAGGGTGCTTAATTATTTGATGAATGCAAGTTTTGTGTTGATTTACCATGTGGCCAGCTCCGAGTATCCAGTAGAATTTCAGGTTCTTGTACGACTTGAGAAAGGCCTGGGTGCCGGCTGCTTCACCCGCCTTGCAGTAGAGCGGCTTTCTGGGCGAGTCTGTGAAGTTCTTAAGGCCTTCCCACCTGACAgcatgaacacacacatgcatcaacgGTTAAAACACAGATGTccatgcaaacacacacacataaacAGGTGAGTTGCAGCACTTACTTGAGCTTCTGGACCCAGTCCAGTGTTCCCTTGGTTGCGCAGATGAGATCGAGCTGCAAGAAGCAATGTTCATTACAGTAGTTGGATCTCATTACAAAATGCAATTTATCATACAGTattctactccctctgtaaactcttatagtattagtttacggagggagtattggTTATTAAGTCGAGAGATTCTGGGATgcattagagcaagtacaatagtatagccagctgctggctataagccattgccatgtcatctataaCCCATCTTATAGCCAATATGTACAATAGCTCATTGCAAATGTGTACTACTTTTTTActatatggtccacctttcatactcacaaaatgcctaggagcacgtgctagagctggctcttagctaagaacccgcttaccttctctctcttcgtctctttcctctaactatacaaaaatatattagtttattccttatagccagctgactcaactttattgtacttgctcttactgTTTGCGCGGGCCAGCCGCACGTGTAGGTAAGCAACAGCGGTTAGGACAAACTTGGGGCGTCATATGTCAGGGATTTTGATCTTGATCGATGGATTTGGAAGCTTGCGTGCGCCGTGCATACTACTCCAACACTAGGCGGTCAAAACAAAAGGACGACACCAATGGACGGACAGACGACAGGCAACAAATGCGTGCAGGCTTGGGTCTTTGGATTGCAAAGATGCGCACGGATCAACTAGTCGGACAGAGGAGAGACGGTGGTATGGTTTTTCCAATACCTGTCCGCTGTATATGGTCACTTCCACTCCAAATTTGAGGAGCTCGTCAACCTACATGCATCCATTTTTCAGTTTATCAGCTTAATTACAGATACAGTAAGCCATTAGCTGCACTGAAATTAGTTAGGAACTAGTCCGTAGTCCAGTACAATGAAGAATCAATCGATCACCTCGTTGATTCTTGGCTTCATGAAGTCGCCTGCGAGGGCTTGGAAGACGTCGCCCGACTGCTCTCCCCAGGTGAAGTTGTTGGGGATGATGCCGAGCTTGGCCTTGACCTCGGCGTTCATGAGGCCGTCGAGGCCGCCTTCCCTCGTCGCCTTGGAGCTCATGTAGCGCGTGTACCCCACCTTCCTCACGGCCGCCCCCGCGGTGGCCAGCACTGCCGCGTCCTCCGACGACTCGTCCTTGAGGATGTTGTAGAAGTTCTGCCCACGCAATTACAAGTCAGTAGCAGAACACAAACAAAGCAGAGGCAGAGGTAGGAACAAGAGGGATGCGCACGACGGAGTTGCTGTGCTCGAGCACGGCCGACTCGAGGTCCTCCCACGACTTCTCGGCCGCCCCGTACTGCTTCGCCTTGAGCTGCGCCTTGATCTGCTTCGCGAGGCTGCTCATTTTTATTCAAGAAACTCGTTAATATTATAATTATACTtcctccattcttaaatataagacttttttaaTAGATTTCAcaataaactactccctccgttcctaaatataagtctttgtagagatttcactagtggactacatacagatgtatatagacatattttagagtatagattcaatcattttgttccgtatgtagacccttaatgaaatcgcttaaaagacttatacttagaaacggagggagtacatacgaaacaaaacgaATGAatatacactttaaaatatgtctatatacatccatatatagtttataatgaaatattttaaaaaaattatattttaaaATGAAGCTCTGTTCTAAAATTTGTCTAAAAacgaatgtatctaaatactaaaatttaACTAAGACATAtatatctaaacaaatctaagataAGCAGTAGTTATTAAGGTATCAAGGGTCGGTTTTAACTTGATCGCGCAGAATTGGAAGGTTTTTCTACCTGTCGCATTGCCGCAGTCCCTTCTCGTCGATACGGGACAGTTGGTACAGTAACGGGCCCCATGACAACTGCGTCCAGTAAATCCTCTCTGTTAAATTACTCTACTTACTAGTCCATTCTGCAACCACAACACAGCACGGGACAGTCGTCAAGACTTACCACGGAGTCCTCGGGTGAAATCCAGCTATCCCCCAGGGCCACGCCTGCATGCGTTGTAGTCAATCAATGGATTATTAATACAGTACTAGATTAGCTGCTGCATCATGCATGATGGGATACCTCATCAATGGATTTGCAAAGCTACTGTACCTCCAAGCTTGGCGTTGAGATGTCCCTGGCGGATGGCCCTGAGCGCGGcgagggcggtggtggcggcgaaCTTGCCGCCGTACGACTCGGCCACGATGTAGAGCGGGCTCCCCTGCAGCAGCTTCTTGTGCCGGTAGAGCTTGATGAGCAGCGCCGTCAGGTCGCGCGCCGCCTGCCCGTCCGTTTGCGCCATCAGGCTCTTGTTGCCGCCCTCCACGAAGCTGAACCCCGTGCCCACTGGGTTGTCCTGCACGGAGCAATCTCAGAAATCAACAACTAACCGGCAATGGCCATTGCCAAGCCCcacgcgaggaggaggaagaagaagaagatgaacatACGACGAAGAGGAGGTCGGCTTTGTTGAGCCAGGTGGTGGCGCGGGGCTTGAGCTCCGTGTCCAGCGGCCCGATCTCCATGAAGTTGCCGTAACCCACCCCCGAAGCGCCCTGCAATGCATGCCAGATTGAATCATCAGCATGCTCATCTATGGAAGATTCTTTAATTCAATACTCACCGGGCCGCCCTGCAGCCACAGCACGGTCGGCCATGGCGCTGTGTCGTTGTCGACGCGGTGGGGGCTACGGTACAGCCACCAGAACATGTGCGCCTCTGCAGAGTTCAATTGTTAACCACGCCACCATGAATGAGCTACAAGAAGAGGAAACACTGATTCTCTTACTCGGCCGGACTTGCACGTATCCCCACTCCTCTGACCCATCGGCGGTGCCAGCGGCGGCGGCGCCGAAGggcaggaagaggaggagggcgaCGAGAGCGACGCCGGGCAGCAGGAGCAACCTCGCCGCTGCCATTGTGGTCGACAGGGACTCGTCGTCGACGACAGGAGCAGGACAGGACGCACGCTGGAGCACGAGGCCGTGTGGAGGTGGATATATATGGTGGTGCTGGGACGTTGTACACGGTATACGGGTAGTATAACAAGGACACCAAGGAGGGAAAATTCGTTTGCGTTTGTTTGTTGGAATCCCGTCCAGATGACACGACGTGTAAACTACTCCGATCTGGACTGGAATAAAATCTAGGTAACTCCTCGCAAGAATCCAGGAGGTATGGGAGCCGCTGCCGGCCGGACTTTCCCAATACGTAATCGGAACTGCCTTCCGTTCCAAACTCTCATCTTCTTATCTCATGAAACGGTTCTATCGGTACCATAACCATACGTGTACATATACTCGAGACTTCAGAGGGACATAAATGTTATTTTCTTTTTGCGGAAACGAGGGACATAACGGCATCTTTAAAACGGGTCCGCAAATCTTTCATAACCATTCGGATCACGAAAATCATCAAATGCCGTTGTCCATGGAACAGTTTGAATGTAATTTCTCCCATAAATCAGAAACAAATGTGGGAAAGGTTTGCGAAAGTTCGAACCGATACTTCGTGTGATTCTCACCGTCCTGGCCAACCAAaaaccccttcttcttccgcgcgcTTCCCGCCAGACACGAGCTGCTCGCATTCATGC harbors:
- the LOC123411762 gene encoding serine carboxypeptidase-like 51, which gives rise to MAAARLLLLPGVALVALLLFLPFGAAAAGTADGSEEWGYVQVRPKAHMFWWLYRSPHRVDNDTAPWPTVLWLQGGPGASGVGYGNFMEIGPLDTELKPRATTWLNKADLLFVDNPVGTGFSFVEGGNKSLMAQTDGQAARDLTALLIKLYRHKKLLQGSPLYIVAESYGGKFAATTALAALRAIRQGHLNAKLGGVALGDSWISPEDSVLSWGPLLYQLSRIDEKGLRQCDSLAKQIKAQLKAKQYGAAEKSWEDLESAVLEHSNSVNFYNILKDESSEDAAVLATAGAAVRKVGYTRYMSSKATREGGLDGLMNAEVKAKLGIIPNNFTWGEQSGDVFQALAGDFMKPRINEVDELLKFGVEVTIYSGQLDLICATKGTLDWVQKLKWEGLKNFTDSPRKPLYCKAGEAAGTQAFLKSYKNLKFYWILGAGHMIPIDNPCPALKMLGDITHSPAR